In Nocardioides conyzicola, one genomic interval encodes:
- a CDS encoding metallopeptidase family protein, producing the protein MRGPAVAPAVPGRPELPTGRERFDDLALGIVMEVDQRWQDRLGLVEYAVEDTPQIPDDWTSGTVPLSSLVRGSGATPTRLVLFRRPIEHRCESRADLEALVLTVVVEQVAELLGIDAEDVDPRYEGGL; encoded by the coding sequence ATGCGCGGGCCGGCGGTCGCACCGGCCGTCCCGGGTCGGCCCGAGCTGCCGACCGGTCGCGAGCGGTTCGACGACCTCGCGCTCGGCATCGTCATGGAGGTCGACCAGCGCTGGCAGGACCGGCTCGGCCTGGTCGAGTACGCCGTGGAGGACACCCCTCAGATCCCGGACGACTGGACCTCGGGCACGGTGCCGCTGTCGTCGCTGGTGCGCGGCAGCGGCGCGACGCCGACCCGGCTGGTCCTCTTCCGACGCCCGATCGAGCACCGCTGCGAGAGCCGTGCCGACCTCGAGGCCCTGGTGCTGACCGTGGTGGTCGAGCAGGTCGCCGAGCTGCTCGGCATCGACGCCGAGGACGTCGACCCGCGCTACGAGGGCGGCCTGTAG
- a CDS encoding DUF5719 family protein — protein sequence MSHSQPTPQRAGRRTAARRSRVNLTTVLAVVLPALSVAVLLLVQQDAGSAPTYPPTRTTLTSATLICPAGLSGAPAVDLTTASDGVDGQVRVGLGDKAKDADLVSGRITSVDDGQGLAVSGTDDAAPGLVAGRGGGDEQAATSCLPPSADRWFTGVGAGASHRSVLELTNPDSGTAVADVTVLGRDGVVDAPRLRGVSVPGGSTVRLDLSALVPRTDELTLEVVTARGRIGASLLDRYDRIGSAPASQDWLPGQTEPSTHNVLLGLAPGSGRRTLTIANPGDDEVRAELRIIDTESVFAPDGVDEIRVPPRSVVRVPVTAVVDQAVAEGALGLSVVSTGPVTASARSMVRGDLSAATAGAPLATASTVLLPELPRGRRATTRQVVLADATTAGTVTVTALAADGSTLKETTAEVVPDRGAVVRLPAATRMLRVVPARTSVTGSVVTSSSVGTSVLPLTVPVRNGLVPHVRPGLS from the coding sequence ATGAGCCACTCCCAGCCCACCCCCCAGCGCGCCGGCCGTCGTACGGCGGCCAGGCGCAGCCGCGTCAACCTGACGACCGTGCTCGCGGTCGTCCTGCCGGCGCTGAGCGTGGCCGTGCTGCTGCTGGTCCAGCAGGACGCGGGCTCGGCCCCGACGTACCCCCCGACGCGCACGACGCTGACCTCGGCGACGCTGATCTGCCCGGCCGGCCTCTCGGGCGCGCCCGCGGTGGACCTCACCACGGCGTCGGACGGCGTGGACGGCCAGGTCCGGGTCGGACTCGGTGACAAGGCGAAGGACGCCGACCTGGTGTCCGGCCGGATCACCTCCGTCGACGACGGTCAGGGGCTCGCGGTCTCCGGCACCGACGACGCCGCGCCGGGCCTGGTGGCCGGTCGTGGCGGTGGCGACGAGCAGGCCGCCACCAGCTGTCTGCCGCCGAGCGCCGACCGCTGGTTCACCGGCGTCGGTGCGGGCGCCAGTCACCGGTCGGTCCTCGAGCTCACCAACCCCGACTCCGGCACCGCCGTCGCCGACGTCACCGTGCTCGGCCGCGACGGCGTCGTCGACGCGCCCCGGCTGCGCGGCGTGTCCGTGCCCGGGGGCAGCACGGTGCGGCTCGACCTCAGTGCGCTGGTGCCGCGCACCGACGAGCTCACGCTCGAGGTGGTCACCGCTCGAGGCCGGATCGGCGCGTCGCTGCTCGACCGCTACGACCGGATCGGCTCCGCACCGGCCTCGCAGGACTGGCTCCCCGGCCAGACCGAGCCGTCCACCCACAACGTGCTGCTCGGCCTCGCGCCCGGCTCCGGGCGTCGCACCCTGACGATCGCCAACCCCGGCGACGACGAGGTCCGCGCCGAGCTGCGGATCATCGACACCGAGTCCGTCTTCGCCCCGGACGGCGTGGACGAGATCCGGGTGCCGCCCCGCAGCGTGGTCCGGGTCCCCGTCACCGCGGTCGTCGACCAGGCGGTCGCCGAGGGAGCACTCGGGCTCTCGGTCGTCTCGACCGGTCCGGTCACCGCGTCGGCCCGCTCGATGGTGCGCGGCGACCTGTCGGCCGCGACGGCGGGCGCACCGCTCGCCACCGCGTCGACCGTGCTGCTGCCCGAGCTGCCACGGGGTCGACGCGCGACCACGCGCCAGGTCGTGCTCGCGGACGCCACCACCGCCGGCACCGTGACGGTGACGGCGCTCGCCGCCGACGGGTCCACGCTCAAGGAGACGACCGCGGAGGTCGTCCCCGACCGCGGGGCCGTGGTGCGGCTGCCGGCCGCGACCCGGATGCTCCGGGTGGTGCCGGCGCGTACGTCGGTGACCGGCTCCGTCGTGACGAGCTCGTCGGTCGGTACGTCGGTGCTGCCGCTCACCGTCCCGGTGCGCAACGGTCTGGTGCCGCACGTGCGCCCCGGACTGTCCTAG
- a CDS encoding Trm112 family protein, producing the protein MTELDPALLEIIVCPACRADLAVVGEELVCQGCGLAYPVRDGIPVLLVDEARKPS; encoded by the coding sequence ATGACCGAGCTCGACCCCGCCCTGCTCGAGATCATCGTCTGCCCGGCGTGCCGGGCCGACCTCGCGGTGGTGGGCGAGGAGCTCGTCTGCCAGGGCTGCGGGCTGGCCTACCCGGTGCGCGACGGCATCCCGGTGCTGCTCGTCGACGAGGCCCGCAAGCCGTCCTGA
- a CDS encoding SIS domain-containing protein — MVTWFDESRLDDETALAGSDLALRALAESGARVRRTSGEAAGATADAVARAQDLSRPRAVIAAGPDSRLLRAVLEPWCPVPFVAWPAPALPGWAGSLDLVVVLAPDGSDPGTASAVAEAVRRGCQLVVACPPTSLVADHAAGRWSTILPTTTRDQLATAVVVLDYLERVSLGPRADAEQVAEALDAVAISCSPHRDLAVNPAKMLAIALADTNPVVWGGSVLAARAARRVAESIRRATGRTALAGDAEHLLPVIEAARQRDVFDDPFADDTGERRPMLLVLDDGAEDAVVREQRGRLLAAAADRRVRVEIVTTEAPTEVARYASLLLSGTYAAEYLRIGFVED; from the coding sequence ATGGTGACCTGGTTCGACGAGTCCCGGCTCGACGACGAGACCGCGCTGGCGGGCAGCGACCTCGCGCTGCGCGCGCTGGCCGAGTCGGGCGCGCGGGTGCGCCGTACCTCCGGTGAGGCCGCGGGGGCCACCGCCGACGCCGTGGCCCGGGCCCAGGACCTCTCCCGTCCCCGCGCCGTGATCGCCGCCGGCCCCGACTCCCGGCTGCTGCGCGCCGTGCTCGAGCCCTGGTGCCCGGTGCCGTTCGTGGCCTGGCCGGCGCCCGCGCTGCCGGGCTGGGCCGGGAGCCTCGACCTCGTCGTGGTCCTGGCCCCCGACGGCTCCGACCCCGGCACCGCGTCGGCCGTCGCGGAGGCCGTACGCCGAGGCTGCCAGCTCGTGGTCGCCTGCCCACCCACCTCGCTGGTCGCCGACCACGCCGCCGGCCGCTGGAGCACGATCCTGCCGACGACCACGCGCGACCAGCTCGCCACGGCCGTGGTGGTGCTCGACTACCTGGAGCGGGTCTCGCTGGGTCCCCGGGCCGACGCGGAGCAGGTCGCGGAGGCGCTCGACGCCGTCGCGATCTCCTGCTCGCCGCACCGCGACCTGGCGGTCAACCCCGCCAAGATGCTGGCGATCGCGCTCGCCGACACCAACCCGGTCGTCTGGGGCGGCTCGGTGCTCGCCGCGCGGGCCGCCCGCCGCGTCGCGGAGTCCATCCGCCGCGCGACCGGCCGGACCGCCCTGGCCGGTGACGCCGAGCACCTGCTGCCGGTGATCGAGGCCGCCCGTCAGCGGGACGTCTTCGACGACCCCTTCGCCGACGACACGGGGGAGCGGCGGCCGATGCTGCTGGTCCTGGACGACGGTGCGGAGGACGCGGTCGTGCGGGAGCAGCGGGGCAGGCTGCTGGCCGCCGCCGCCGACCGGCGGGTGCGGGTCGAGATCGTGACGACCGAGGCGCCGACCGAGGTCGCCCGCTACGCGTCCCTGTTGCTCAGCGGTACGTACGCTGCGGAGTACCTGAGAATCGGCTTCGTCGAGGACTGA
- a CDS encoding DUF808 domain-containing protein, translating into MAGGLFALLDDVAALAKMAAASVDDVGAAAGRATTKAAGVVVDDTAVTPQYVHGVTADRELPMIKRITIGSLRNKLVIILPIALLLSQFLPGLLTPILMVGGAYLCYEGFEKVWGRLRGHEHEAVPAGVVGADAEKAMVSGAIRTDLILSAEIMVIALNEVADEPFLNRLLILVVVAIAITVAVYGVVAIIVKLDDIGLALTERSTGFAGKIGHGLLVGTPKLLSTISVVGIAAMLWVGGHIEIVGLDDLGWHAPYDLVHHLEHEVHHAVGGTLGSIAGWLTNTLLSAVFGLVVGAVVLGVLHVIPRRKKAAVAH; encoded by the coding sequence ATGGCTGGAGGGCTCTTCGCACTGCTCGACGACGTGGCCGCCCTCGCCAAGATGGCCGCCGCGTCGGTCGACGACGTCGGTGCGGCCGCCGGGCGGGCGACCACCAAGGCCGCCGGTGTGGTCGTCGACGACACGGCGGTGACCCCGCAGTACGTCCACGGTGTGACCGCCGACCGCGAGCTCCCGATGATCAAGCGGATCACCATCGGCTCGCTGCGCAACAAGCTCGTGATCATCCTGCCGATCGCGCTGCTGCTCAGCCAGTTCCTGCCCGGGCTGCTGACGCCGATCCTGATGGTCGGTGGCGCCTACCTGTGCTACGAGGGCTTCGAGAAGGTCTGGGGCCGGCTGCGCGGCCACGAGCACGAGGCCGTGCCGGCGGGCGTCGTCGGCGCGGACGCCGAGAAGGCCATGGTCTCGGGCGCCATCCGCACCGACCTGATCCTGTCCGCCGAGATCATGGTGATCGCGCTCAACGAGGTGGCCGACGAGCCGTTCCTCAACCGGCTGCTGATCCTCGTCGTCGTCGCGATCGCGATCACCGTCGCGGTGTACGGCGTGGTCGCGATCATCGTGAAGCTCGACGACATCGGGCTCGCCCTCACCGAGCGCTCGACGGGCTTCGCCGGCAAGATCGGCCACGGCCTCCTCGTCGGCACTCCCAAGCTCCTCTCCACGATCTCCGTCGTCGGGATCGCCGCCATGCTCTGGGTCGGTGGCCACATCGAGATCGTCGGGCTCGACGACCTCGGCTGGCACGCGCCGTACGACCTCGTCCACCACCTCGAGCACGAGGTCCACCACGCCGTCGGCGGCACCCTCGGCAGCATCGCCGGCTGGCTCACCAACACGCTGCTCTCGGCCGTCTTCGGCCTGGTCGTCGGCGCCGTGGTCCTCGGCGTCCTGCACGTCATCCCGCGCCGCAAGAAGGCCGCCGTCGCTCACTGA
- a CDS encoding phosphomannomutase/phosphoglucomutase, producing MADTLDPANLDAVFKAYDVRGTVPDQIDERLARATGRAFAQVVGAATVVVGHDMRPSSPGMAGAFAEGATEAGADVVMIGLASTDQLYFASGHLGHPGAMFTASHNPAQYNGIKMCRAFATPVGMETGLAEIRDLVAEPRPVAGPTGSISEHDVLEAYAAHLLSLAPVVGRRLKVVADAGNGMAGHTAPAVFARLGDQVDLVPMYFELDGSFPNHEANPIEPANLVDLQKRVIAEGADIGLAFDGDADRCFIVDERGEAVSPSTLTALIASRELAKEPGATVIHNLITSRSVPEIVIELGGKPVRTRVGHSYIKATMAETGAIFGGEHSGHFYFRDFWRADSGMLAALHTLAALAETERTLSELLAEFDRYVLSGEINSEVADQVAVTAEIEATYAAQEGVTTDRLDGLTVSHADWAFNVRPSNTEPLLRLNAEGRDQETMERVRDTVLAQIRSAR from the coding sequence ATGGCCGACACCCTCGACCCCGCGAACCTCGACGCCGTCTTCAAGGCGTACGACGTCCGCGGCACCGTCCCCGACCAGATCGACGAGCGGCTCGCCCGTGCGACCGGCCGGGCCTTCGCCCAGGTCGTGGGGGCGGCGACGGTCGTCGTCGGCCACGACATGAGGCCGAGCTCGCCCGGCATGGCCGGCGCCTTCGCGGAGGGCGCCACGGAGGCCGGCGCCGACGTCGTGATGATCGGGTTGGCCTCGACCGACCAGCTCTACTTCGCGTCGGGACACCTCGGGCACCCGGGCGCCATGTTCACCGCGAGCCACAACCCGGCGCAGTACAACGGCATCAAGATGTGCCGGGCCTTCGCGACGCCGGTGGGCATGGAGACCGGGCTCGCCGAGATCCGCGACCTGGTGGCCGAGCCCCGTCCGGTCGCCGGCCCCACCGGCTCGATCTCCGAGCACGACGTCCTCGAGGCGTACGCCGCGCACCTGCTCAGCCTGGCCCCGGTCGTCGGCCGCCGGCTCAAGGTCGTCGCCGACGCGGGCAACGGGATGGCCGGACACACCGCACCCGCCGTCTTCGCGCGGCTGGGTGACCAGGTGGACCTGGTCCCGATGTACTTCGAGCTCGACGGCAGCTTCCCGAACCACGAGGCCAACCCGATCGAGCCGGCCAACCTGGTCGACCTCCAGAAGCGGGTGATCGCCGAGGGCGCCGACATCGGGCTCGCCTTCGACGGCGACGCCGACCGGTGCTTCATCGTCGACGAGCGCGGGGAGGCCGTCTCCCCGTCGACGCTCACCGCGCTGATCGCCTCTCGCGAGCTGGCCAAGGAGCCGGGTGCGACCGTGATCCACAACCTGATCACCAGCCGGTCCGTGCCCGAGATCGTGATCGAGCTGGGCGGCAAGCCGGTGCGCACCCGCGTCGGCCACTCGTACATCAAGGCCACCATGGCCGAGACGGGCGCGATCTTCGGCGGCGAGCACAGCGGGCACTTCTACTTCCGCGACTTCTGGCGCGCCGACTCCGGCATGCTCGCCGCGCTGCACACGCTGGCCGCGCTCGCCGAGACCGAGCGCACGCTGTCCGAGCTGCTGGCGGAGTTCGACCGCTACGTGCTCAGCGGCGAGATCAACTCCGAGGTCGCCGACCAGGTCGCGGTCACGGCCGAGATCGAGGCGACGTACGCCGCGCAGGAGGGCGTCACCACCGACCGCCTGGACGGTCTCACCGTCAGCCACGCCGACTGGGCCTTCAACGTCCGGCCGTCCAACACCGAGCCGCTGCTCCGCCTCAACGCCGAGGGCCGCGACCAGGAGACCATGGAGCGGGTGCGCGACACCGTGCTCGCCCAGATCAGGAGTGCCCGATGA
- a CDS encoding acyltransferase family protein — translation MPTETSTPAQTARPAARDPWFDNAKMILVTLVVVGHSWTLLPHNAVTDHFYDFLYAWHVPAFVFVTGYLSRTFVYSKVRLWQLVRTVVVPYVMFECALALFRVYVGGEEMKNLFQDPHWPMWYLAAMFFWRLLTPIFRPMWGGLVVAVVVSVVAGMYAGNTLDIARVLGLLPFFVMGLKATPERLELLRRRPSQVAAVGVLVGIWILTTWTDVWASTEWLYYRSRYDEMGYADDLRALLTRLLVLAIGTLGAWAFFALVPRVGGWFARMGAATLVVYLFHGFVVKGAGYAGWGDWADDHAVIAFGVTTLAAVLLALALAWHPVSSRLTHLVDPLGYAERHAKHAVDLTVAKDQVQPDVQAEIEAGVDAGLHHRAASEVGEPTAVR, via the coding sequence GTGCCGACTGAGACCTCGACGCCCGCGCAGACCGCGCGCCCTGCTGCTCGCGACCCCTGGTTCGACAACGCCAAGATGATCCTGGTGACGCTCGTCGTCGTCGGCCACTCGTGGACGCTGCTGCCGCACAACGCGGTCACCGACCACTTCTACGACTTCCTCTACGCCTGGCACGTGCCGGCGTTCGTCTTCGTGACCGGCTACCTGTCCCGCACGTTCGTCTACAGCAAGGTGCGGCTCTGGCAGCTCGTCCGCACGGTGGTCGTGCCGTACGTCATGTTCGAGTGCGCGCTCGCGCTGTTCCGGGTCTACGTGGGCGGCGAGGAGATGAAGAACCTCTTCCAGGACCCCCACTGGCCCATGTGGTACCTCGCGGCGATGTTCTTCTGGCGGCTGCTCACCCCGATCTTCCGCCCGATGTGGGGCGGCCTCGTCGTCGCCGTCGTGGTCAGCGTGGTCGCAGGGATGTACGCCGGCAACACGCTCGACATCGCCCGCGTCCTCGGCCTGCTGCCGTTCTTCGTGATGGGTCTCAAGGCGACGCCCGAGCGGCTCGAGCTGCTGCGTCGCAGGCCGTCCCAGGTCGCCGCGGTCGGGGTCCTCGTCGGCATCTGGATCCTCACGACCTGGACCGACGTCTGGGCGAGCACCGAGTGGCTCTACTACCGCTCGCGCTACGACGAGATGGGGTACGCCGACGACCTCCGCGCGCTGCTCACGCGGTTGCTCGTGCTCGCGATCGGGACCCTCGGCGCCTGGGCGTTCTTCGCCCTGGTGCCACGCGTCGGCGGCTGGTTCGCCCGGATGGGCGCCGCGACCCTGGTGGTCTACCTCTTCCACGGTTTCGTGGTGAAGGGCGCCGGCTACGCGGGCTGGGGCGACTGGGCCGACGACCACGCGGTGATCGCGTTCGGCGTCACCACGCTCGCCGCCGTGCTGCTGGCGCTGGCGCTGGCCTGGCACCCGGTGTCGTCGCGCCTCACCCACCTGGTCGACCCGCTCGGGTACGCCGAGCGCCACGCCAAGCACGCCGTCGACCTCACGGTCGCGAAGGATCAGGTCCAGCCCGACGTACAGGCCGAGATCGAGGCCGGCGTGGACGCCGGTTTGCACCACCGCGCGGCCTCCGAGGTCGGGGAGCCAACGGCCGTCCGCTAG
- a CDS encoding DUF3499 domain-containing protein: protein MSPARRCSRTACGRPAVTTLTYVYADQTAVLGPLSTYAEPHAYDLCEEHSERLSAPRGWDVLRLARDPASEGPTSDDLLALADAVREAGRPVAPLRVAPAEETGRETTRRGHLRVLSSE, encoded by the coding sequence GTGAGTCCTGCCCGCCGCTGTTCGCGCACGGCCTGCGGTCGACCCGCGGTCACGACGTTGACGTACGTCTACGCGGACCAGACGGCGGTCCTCGGCCCGCTGTCGACGTACGCCGAGCCGCACGCCTACGACCTCTGCGAGGAGCACAGCGAGCGTCTCTCGGCACCGCGCGGCTGGGACGTGCTCCGGCTGGCGCGCGACCCGGCGTCGGAGGGTCCGACCAGCGACGACCTGCTCGCGCTGGCCGACGCCGTACGTGAGGCGGGCCGTCCGGTCGCGCCGCTGCGGGTCGCTCCTGCGGAGGAGACCGGCCGCGAGACCACCAGGCGTGGACACCTGCGGGTCCTGAGCAGCGAGTGA
- a CDS encoding HNH endonuclease signature motif containing protein — protein sequence MPTRKRRSTLEAGPRSRDEALLAATEVTHRAKVLAEAHEFELAAAWGEAHPGDDAPALADHPLFEANVLFGDRPLEVAGYGAPTVSEFAITEFAVAVGTTSTGGRKLIGSAIETKHRLPRLWDRVMAGEVQVWKARRVAEHTIALPPQAAAQVDTILAPIAHTCSFAEIERVANAAAKEADADNEEDERASTGPFLRVGLDDAKHNHGYVPIEGLLDLDDALALEAAIKAKAHALLDEHPTLDLDARRAMALGLFADGSGERELVIYTHHDTRAPHGIVGVEGASSTGSTITVEQLAEWCQKGNTRVSIRPVLDLAVELTADSYAPTARMREQVILTCPTCVFPGCGKSARTCDLDHIQPWPLGPTTSSNLAPLCRLHHRLKTHGYWTYTRPTLTTFVWTSPMGRTYTNDLTHKRRRTH from the coding sequence ATGCCCACTCGGAAGCGCCGCAGCACTCTCGAAGCCGGACCTCGGTCCCGCGACGAGGCGCTGCTGGCTGCCACCGAGGTCACCCACCGCGCGAAGGTCCTCGCCGAAGCCCACGAGTTCGAGCTCGCCGCCGCATGGGGCGAAGCGCACCCCGGCGACGACGCCCCTGCTCTCGCCGACCACCCCCTGTTCGAGGCGAACGTGCTGTTCGGCGACCGACCGCTCGAGGTCGCGGGGTACGGCGCACCGACGGTGTCGGAGTTCGCGATCACCGAGTTCGCGGTCGCCGTCGGCACGACCTCGACCGGTGGGCGCAAGCTCATCGGATCCGCGATCGAGACCAAGCACCGCCTCCCTCGTCTGTGGGACCGCGTCATGGCCGGTGAGGTGCAGGTGTGGAAGGCCCGCCGGGTCGCCGAGCACACCATCGCGCTGCCACCCCAGGCAGCCGCGCAGGTCGACACGATCCTGGCGCCCATCGCGCACACCTGCTCGTTCGCCGAGATCGAACGCGTTGCCAACGCCGCGGCCAAGGAGGCCGACGCCGACAACGAGGAAGACGAGCGCGCGAGCACTGGCCCCTTCCTGCGGGTCGGGCTCGACGACGCCAAGCACAACCACGGCTACGTCCCGATCGAAGGACTCCTCGACCTCGACGACGCGCTCGCCCTGGAAGCCGCGATCAAGGCGAAGGCTCACGCCCTCCTCGACGAGCACCCCACCCTGGACCTCGATGCGCGTCGCGCCATGGCGCTCGGGCTGTTCGCTGACGGCTCCGGTGAGCGGGAGCTGGTGATCTACACCCACCACGACACCCGCGCCCCGCACGGCATCGTCGGTGTCGAGGGTGCCTCGTCGACCGGCTCGACGATCACCGTCGAGCAGCTCGCGGAGTGGTGCCAGAAGGGCAACACCCGCGTCAGCATCCGCCCGGTCCTCGACCTGGCCGTGGAGCTGACCGCCGATTCCTACGCGCCCACCGCACGGATGCGTGAGCAGGTCATCCTGACCTGCCCCACCTGCGTGTTCCCCGGCTGCGGCAAGTCCGCGAGGACCTGCGACCTCGACCACATCCAGCCATGGCCACTCGGACCGACGACGTCGTCGAACCTCGCACCGCTGTGCCGGCTGCACCACCGCCTCAAGACCCACGGCTACTGGACCTACACCCGACCCACCCTCACCACCTTCGTGTGGACCTCACCGATGGGCCGCACCTATACCAACGACCTCACCCACAAACGCCGACGAACCCACTGA